A window of [Clostridium] innocuum genomic DNA:
CACGCCTATGCGACAGAGTGGCCTTTTTGAATGAGGGCTCTATCATCGAATGTGATACGCCGGAAGCTATCTGCTACAAATACAATACGACGAATCAGGTTAACATAACGACAGCGCAGGGAGAGAGTATTGTGCTGGATATCAAGAGAGATGCAGAAAAGATTATGCATCTGATGGAAGCCGGACATGTGAAGACCATCCATTCCATGGAGCCTACACTGGAAACTGTATTTATCTCACTGACAGGAAAGGAGCTGGTCTGATATGAAGCCTTCTCATATATATGCAATCATCCGTAAGCAGCTAAAGGACACCTTTCGTAATAAGCCTACGCTTGTACAGTTTGTGATGTTTCCGGCAATCGCAGCAATTCTGACACTTTCCGCCGGCGAATTTGAACTGCCGAAAAGATACTTTGTAAATCTGTTTTCTGTTATGTATGTATGCATGGCTCCGATTCTCATCCTGTCTGCAATCATCAGTGAGGAAAAGGAAAAGGGCTCTTTACGTATGCTCATGATGTCGAATGTAAAACCGATGGAATATCTGCTGGGCATCGGAGCGTATGTGTTTGTATTTTGTATGGCAGGTGTGCTGTTTATGGGATTACTGGGGAAATACTCCCTGCAGGAGCTGTGGATGTTTCTGCTGCTGAATGCATGCGGTATTCTGATTTCCTCAGTTATTGGCGGACTGATTGGGGTTGTGAGTGATAATCAGACGGCTGCCAGCGGTCTGTCCGTTCCTGCCATGCTGCTTACTTCCTTTATTCCCATGCTGTCAATGTTTAATGCCTCCATACGCAATGTTGGAAAATTTCTATATTCTCAACAAATTTATGAGCAGATCAACAACAGCTCTACGATCGTTCTGTCCGCGCAGTCATTTGTTGTGGTACTGATAAATTTTGCTCTTGTGCTTGTGTTATATGTGTATATGTATAGAAAGAAGCAGCTGCTTGCCTGAGTAGAGAACAAACATGTATAGCTCTTTATGCAGTATTCTTTTGAATAAACCAAACGTATGCCCTTTTCATAAAGCTTGTAAATGAAAACTGCAAGTATCCTACACATACCTGTAGTTTTTTTTGTATACTTCTCGGAAAATTTCACAAAATAGAAAAGAGTTTTTATTCCTGGCATAAAAAGTGTGTGAAAAAAATGCTATAATGAAAGAGCATGAAAGAGAGAAGGGATACTTTTGAAATTAAGCAATAAAGAATTGGTGCAGGATACGTTGTGGATCCTTGCGGGAAATATTGCTCTGGCCATGGGGGTTGCCTGGTTTATATTGCCCAATGATGTACTGACGGGGGGCCTGGCGGGTGTTGCAATCGCACTGGAGCCGCTGATTCATTTAAATCCTGAACTGGTGATCAATGTATTGACCGTCGTACTGTTTCTTGCAGGATCACTTGTCCTGGGGAAAAAGTTTGCGGCAAAAACGATTCTGAGTACAATCTGTTATCCGCTGCTGCTTACTTTACTGTCCTATCTGGCAAAACATGTGATTGCTCCGGATACCTTTATCATGGATAAATATTTAGCCACCATTTACGGCGGTGCGCTGATGGGTATCGGTGTCGGCTGTGTGTTTCGTACAGGTGCCAGTACCGGAGGTATGGATATTCCACCACTGATCATTAACAAGTATACCCATATACCGCTTCCGACACTGGTTTTGATTGTGGACGCGCTTACCGTACTGCTTGGTGCTGCCGTATACGGACTGCAGGCTGCACTTACAGGAATTCTGTCAGTCTGGGTAAGCAGCTATATGATCAATAAAACCATGATGATCGGTGGACATGATGCGCGTAATGTGATGATTGTATCCAATAAGCATACGGAAATTATGGACCGTATTCATGAGGTGTTGGAGCGCGGGACTACGATTCTGGAAGCAACCGGCGGTTATTCTTCCGAGAAACGACCGGTCATAATGGCTGTGGTATCCAAAAAGCAGCTGCCGGAGCTGGAGCATCTGGTGTCGCATATTGATCCGGAGGCATTTGTTATC
This region includes:
- a CDS encoding ABC transporter permease: MKPSHIYAIIRKQLKDTFRNKPTLVQFVMFPAIAAILTLSAGEFELPKRYFVNLFSVMYVCMAPILILSAIISEEKEKGSLRMLMMSNVKPMEYLLGIGAYVFVFCMAGVLFMGLLGKYSLQELWMFLLLNACGILISSVIGGLIGVVSDNQTAASGLSVPAMLLTSFIPMLSMFNASIRNVGKFLYSQQIYEQINNSSTIVLSAQSFVVVLINFALVLVLYVYMYRKKQLLA
- a CDS encoding YitT family protein, which gives rise to MKLSNKELVQDTLWILAGNIALAMGVAWFILPNDVLTGGLAGVAIALEPLIHLNPELVINVLTVVLFLAGSLVLGKKFAAKTILSTICYPLLLTLLSYLAKHVIAPDTFIMDKYLATIYGGALMGIGVGCVFRTGASTGGMDIPPLIINKYTHIPLPTLVLIVDALTVLLGAAVYGLQAALTGILSVWVSSYMINKTMMIGGHDARNVMIVSNKHTEIMDRIHEVLERGTTILEATGGYSSEKRPVIMAVVSKKQLPELEHLVSHIDPEAFVIVMEANEVQGLGFTYEEEL